From the Cololabis saira isolate AMF1-May2022 chromosome 13, fColSai1.1, whole genome shotgun sequence genome, the window GTTCTGTAGCTGTTTTCCACTGCTCTGAGACTTTATTAAACTGACCGTATTTCTGTTTAAGTTTGCTTAATGGTATGTTAAAACATTAATCCATCTAACAGTGCCGATATCTCCTGCTGATAATCAATCGGTCCACTGTGAAAGGGCTTGTTTTTTAAGTTTCAGGTAAAACTCCACTTGTTGGAAATGTGTATGCAACATAAAACAATATATTTCAATATAGAAAaaatgtatattgtatttttcagtAATTATTGAAAAagctaattttattttttacaattttacctcagttttttttttatacaagatatttatttaaatgttgttttggaCTGGATAAATGTGCAATGATGCAAGAAATCTGACCCCCGTCTGTGTTTCtgcaaattaaaacatttaatagGTGAAAAGGACCTTTGTCATGTTTGAACATAGAAAATGTTGGCATCATCACTTCAGTGCTGGCATCATCATTCAGGTTGCCAGGCAACCACAACCCTTcacttcatccatcagctgtGCCGTCAGCTCCCGTACATTAGCCAGATTGCATCTTGCATTAGCGTAACTGAAAACATACAATAATAAAGGACAAGTCTGGATTTTTGTAACTTGAGAATATagaataatttaaatgtttgttattaatgtatttaatagttttttcttgtaattttaTCCTCTATTTTTCTTACAACTTAAGGGACAGTCAGGCTGTCGTATCCTTGGTTACTGTGACTGCCGTTAATTGATAATTGCAGGTCTTGTAGCAGCAGCTCGCCTCCGTATTACAGTTCACGTATTATAACTGACTTTGCTGCGCacgagagtgtgtgtgtgtatgtgattaAGAGGATTAGGTTCAGGTGACGCCAGCAGACAGGCTGAGATTAGATTCATTGCTAGTGTGACAGAGGCTGGAGCAGCAGACGTCATGCAGGAAGAGCTCTGGGACgacagggagaggagaggacagATAAGAAGCCCACCAGGATCTGAACTGTCGAAATAAGTGCAGAGTtggcagacaaggtaaaaaataaaataaataagtgcagAGTTGGATGCTGCAGACAAAGCTGTTGTGGGAGTCAGACAGGGATTTATTTGTCTTTAAGTATTATAGAAAAGAAGCTCATTTAAAAAGTTTTTACCACAGCCTCAAAGGAACAGTTTCATAACATCAAAACCTGACAGGTCTTTTATCTTTTACATACTTTATAATCAAGCAGCTGCCAAATGTGAAACAGTTCATCTTTGTGTCATTTTTATGgaaatttgaaaaacaaaatgactcAATGTATTTATAGGCTGTCATTTGTTTCCAGTTCCATCTGCTCTCTACTTGTATAAAATTCTTATATTTTAAGAGACGTTTGGACATCAGTttgcatttttatgcaaaacAAGACAGTGTGGTTTTTGAGCGTCCAGTCTCGACCTACTCCTGGCACACATGACTTATTTCATTTCCACAACCGACAGGCGTGTCGGCAGATTATCAGACGAACTTGTGAATGAGCACAGGGCAGGGATTAGAGCGGCTCTGGCAGCCAGCCAGAGTTATCCGAGGTTACGCAGATGCCGCCATCGCGGCTGGCCCTTTCCACACTTCCAGATCGGCCCGCCGGCGTCTTCCTGCCGAGGTCACCTAGTTTCTGCTAATCTCTCCCGAAACACACTAAAGGAGCAGATGGGGGGGGTCTCTCAGGTAATAAAAAGGTTAGAAGGACCCAAACGTGATAATTACTCGACTTCAGCAGAGGTCACATGAGATGGCAGTCAAGGTTAAATTCGGGTCACTAAATCAGTGACGGGTATTTATTCAGTTTGCAGCACATGGCTCAACAGCTGAGGATGTCAATTTAAGAAGGTCATAAATACAAACTTTTCTTTCTGGCTATTAAAATATTACTGCTTATGACTAAGCTATTATGGGAAGTTATGGTCTGTATTaccaaacaaatttaaaaagaagGCTGAAGACAAAATCTCATTTAAGTGATTTATTAATAAAGAAATGTTACAAATGTGATCATTTTCTTGCTCTAACATTCCTCCCAGAAGAATCTGCCAATGCctaacacttaaaaaaagaaaaggatctTCAGTCAACTGCATTTCTACATACACCAATTATTAAATTGCAATAACACAAATTTGGTTAGCAAAAGCATGACTGTGCGTTTCGTGTGtgttcacaaaaacaaaaacaaaaacaaaaacctaaATCTGGCACTGGTTAGATTCACTGACTTAAGCTGTctgctacttttttttaaattttactgGTAAATCAGCAgtgtataaaaaatataaaaaaaggccATCATTTAAGATTCAAAAAGCAATTCAGCTCGtttaaaatgacacaaaaagcCGTGACAGGTGTTGATCCACTCGCACACTGAGTAAGGCTTCAAACCACTGACCTTTAAAATATGAGCTAAATTACATTTCCACAAGTTGTTTTcttaataaaattgaaactccCAGAACTCAAACACCACTCCATCGCCGCCTCAGTTTTATGGGACAGCTTTTAAGAGCTCATATGAAAACCTTCCAAGTGACTAACTCTGAAACTcttgagagaaaaagaaaaagcactaAATGTGTAGTAAATGTTGGCATTTGACAAAAATGAGGAGGAAACAATATATACAGCACAAAacggaaggaaaaagaaaattgtatGCAATATGCAAAGGCGTTATGTGTTGCTTTGGGCAACAATccttccacccccccccccctccccacctgATTAAGCCGGTCTTCACTGAAGACCCCTCAGCTCAGCATCCCCACCCACACGTACCCGTTCAGACACACGGAACATCACAAAAACACGATTACGTCACTAAGCCTGTTAgtttgggggaaaaaaggtgaaGCACTGTGAGACTCTGAAACCCTGTTCCTCGCCGCTCGCCGCTCccgctctctctccctcttcagTCGGAGACGGGCGACGGAGCGTTGATGCAGTCGTTCCACTCGTCCATGTCGGGGTTGTACACCTCCACCGTGTTGAGGAACTCGTTCCCGTCGAAGCCGCCCACCGCGTAGATGCTGTCACCCAACACGGCGACGCCTGCGTTGCTGCGTGATGATGTCATGCTTCCCAACATCTTCCACTCGTTCCGAGCGGGGTCGTACGCCTCCACACAGCGGAGGGCGTGGGAGCCGTCGAAGCCACCGATGACAAACAGTTTGCCTGCAAAGAGCGGGAGGCGTCAATTAATAACCagggtgtctacaggtttgaccaaggtcaatttaagactttttaatgccattttcaaactaaatttaagaccaaaaagacaagtcattaagaaatccagcgttgaggtcgaggttgccagatgtggctgacaggttccagcccagacGCAATGTAAAACCcaccaaaataatgaaaaaccagcccaaatcatAAATGTTCTATGTTAAAActgtaaattattaaatgcctAATAGATTTCCAGTCAAACAAATgaagcttcacaacaccactaaatagccaaaaagagttcaggctccaaacaaagactacaattaaattgagtagaataaagcaaataaattatcagtgagtttattgtgtacatttctacttttctctgccataatggcaacttttttgttaataaattctCCTAAGTATTGaagaaaaaccaggaaaagcagcccaattTTAGCAACCCGCCCAGTCCTATATTTTTCAGGCCAATTGGGCGGAAACCCgctcaacctggcaacacagatttcaaaaccaaaacaatgaaataaactttttaatgtTGACTGGATGACcctctaaaaaaaattaagacccttgaaTAGAAATTTTATTTTAGGAAAatggaatttaagactttttttaaaaggagcatgaggctccttttaagaaatgagactctctagcgccacccttcaccacgacggccgttgggggtactgcagccaacagcgaagccggcaccggagaacagggagaacgcacatgcagcgtcatttgacgtcacatccgcaggacagcacgggaaattccggtcccaATTGCagtacattttgcagcacacagcctgttcaaggcaacggagagatacactagagggctcattcttttgggtttggaacgcttcatctgacattattactagaaaacttaaaacgtatacacatttttttcataaatgctgcctccatcctgcctcatgctcctttaagacctATTAAGGACCCGCGGTCACCCTGATAACTTATTACTGTAAACGCACGAGTTTCCTTTACACCCTACGGTATAAAAGCTCTGCAAGCAGAATCTGGTCGACACCTCCAACCGCGGAGGGCGGTGCCTCACCTGCATGGACGGCGACAGCGGCCCCCCTCCGAGCCACGTTCATGGGGGCTATCAGGGTCCAGGTGTTGTTCTCAGGGTTGTAGCGTTCCACAGTGTTCAGGCAGTTCCACGATTCTGCCCCTCCGATCACGTACATGAAGCCGTCCAGCTCACACACCGCTGCCTGGTGCCTCCCTGGAAACAAAACGGCTCGTTTTAAAATATCCTGCGTGAAAGACGGAGCATTTTTTCTACTGCTcatctgaggccacgtttacacatagccgggtatttacaaaaacggatatttccccctctacgttttgaaaaatatccttgtttacacgaacccgcataaatacgctgttaaggtgctatgagcatccaaacctgcagggggcagtgtaacgagaagcataaagtcatgctagccaatcggaatcctgggaaaaaacgtcaacaaatgacacgtgtgaagcctgaataatatggttccgcgttaaatcgacggcgtagcctactgtacgtacggtgcgcgtcgccgcgtaccctacgccgtaggctctgcgttggtgtaacgcggaaccataaatcagccttgactgccagttacttccaagactgaacgagagtctttcgtttggagtgacttttaagtgtgactttagaatataaaacaggtaaaatacaagaaaatattgacggtggccaaacaaattgtaaacacaggtcgccaaaggatgctggtgacgtttctgttgcataatgtgacgttctgaagcctaaatctccgtttagacgcaaacgtgaaaactgagtttttgaaaatctccactttgaccggagttttcagaaatgatcgtttttggtgactttgagcgtcgttttcgtgtaaatgaacggccaaagcgcatgaaaacgccaccgtttttgctacgtgtaaacggggcctcattTTACACAAATAATATTCCCTGTGCTGCAACCACTGAGTTTAAAGTTCAACATAGGAATAAAAAAAGCAGGCAAACACATCTGATTAACAAGTGTTTTGCATGTGAGAGCGTGTTGACACGTACTGATGTTGAGGGAGGCACAGTTGGCCCAGGTCTTGGCCACAGGGTCAAAAGCGTCACAGTTCTTCAGGCCCTTCTGCCCGCAGGGATCCGACCCTCCCACAACGTACAGTTTGTTGTTCAAGGAGCAGACGCCTTTAGGGAGACGAGAGTAATGAGCTCAGCCGAGGGAAGGCGTTTACGAGGACACAACACCATTTATAAAAGGTCAACATGTGTCATTCATTCCTTCCGCGGCGGACCGACCTGCGTTGCAGCGGTTCGTCCTCAGCTCTGGCACCTGCGCCCACTCGTCAGTACGTGGATTGTACGTCTCTCCGCAACTCAGCTCGTCAGAATGTCCGTTTGATCCTCCGATCACATACAGCTGACCCTGCGGGGGAAAACACAAGTGGTTACCACCCGCATTTTGTTTGCCGGATACTGGAAACCCTAAAGAATTTAAATGAATGTAGGATATTTAGTGTTTAACCAGGACAACTGAAGCGTGTTTTAACAGGTGTAAAGACACATTTATTGCAGGGTAAATATGAGATAACCGCGGGCGGTGGAGCGTACCATGAGGACAGCCATCTGGAAGCGAGCCCTGGGAGTCCGCATAGGTGCGATGAACGTCCAGCGGTCCTCCTTGGTGTCGTAACACTCCACAGTCCTCAGACACTCCTCTCTGTTGTAGCCGCCTGCGGGAGGAGAGaagtgatttaaaaactaaaaatcctCCAGCTTCTCTAAACTAGCACCGTTAAAAACAATGCTGAACTTGCTTCCTGAGCTTCTCTGACTCATCATTAATCATGTAGCGTTCACATGAATGCACCACAGCACTAggcttgtgttaaaaaaaaatcgatttcccaattctaactcgattctcatattaattcctaaaaatcgattcatatgtctaaagatcaattttatttattttttgggttttttttcttcttttatttatttatgtattttttgttcatcattacattacaacttttggatatttttttgtttatccccaaaaaaggaatgttttgttggacacgagaataactggtgccatgtttttgcctttaaatatgtttaaaggtatgaaaacattaaagtgttaggttataattgcatacattgtctacattgcattactttatatactgtcttggggttacatttgcaaaaaatgctaaaaaccaaatgctcaaaaattaaaaaccaaaatagaccgaaaatagaacaaataaaaatggaatgtgggaaaaaataaaaccgatttcatccatctctgtttcctccctggatctgtttgataattaacccacgatgtttctgaacgcagttctatcagcattctgggagctgattggtccttacagcatcattagctgccaatacttgctgttgaatctcaatataatactagtagtaatattttgcataactacagtcatataattcatgtaacagctcaaaaaacagttttaataacactaacccaaatcaatatcggaatcaaatcttgataatcgattctgaatcttaagaatcgattcgattcttgacatttgaatggatccccagccctacacaGCACGTATAGTATATATAGCTACCAGTAAATCGTGCTAACCTGCTGCGATCAGTCTCCCGGTTAAGGCTGCAGTCCCCAGGCCGGAGCGAGCGTAATGCATGGGGGAGAGGGGGTGCTCCTCCAGCTCCTGGGGCTGGGCCTCGAAGCTGAGGCTCTTCATCAGGCAGGGGGTGGCAGAGGGGGACGTCTGAGGGCTGCTGCGGCCGTGCAGGAAGATCACACACAGCACTCCATCCAGCACAGCCAGACACAGATAGTTGTTGTCTGGGGGGGCATCGTTACAAGTGGTTAGGGACACAAGAAGGAAGTAACATACCATAACCCCAAAGCTGAAACAAATTCACCTttgagaagtaaaaaaaaaaacacttacttGTGGTCTTCTCGGAGGCAATGTACTTCCAATCTCTCCTGGCGGTCTGTTTTGAGGCATTTGCTGTTTGGTTGGAGGGGGACAGGCTTCCTGAAGAGCTGCAGCTCAGCTGTCTCTGGGTGCTCTCCCGCACTGGTTTCTTCTGCAAGAGCACAACGCAGCTACAGAAGCCATGCTTGCACCACAGGCCCAACGCTGGCCAATACCAGCTCATCTAATCCCAGATCTACATCCATCTTCTACCAAGTTGTAGGAAATCTCACAATTTAGAGCACTTCACTGCAAACCAGTCTCGGACCATACAGCAGATCCAAGTCAAAATAAGAGCATTTCATGCAGATGCCCCAATGAACTTCTGCTTTAGGGCAAAACAAAGTTTTAAATAAATGCTTAATAGCATAATCAGTTAGTTAAGTCTTTTATGCTTAATTATCGTGCTAAAAATGTCCCATATCCTAAAGGCAAGTCATCTGCATTCCCCCAAATTTTTGCAAAACATTCATGGCTTGAAGGAGCTTGAATGATTTCATGTCTTTGAGGATGGGTGTGAATAAAGATATCAATCCGAACAAAATGTTAGCAGCAAAACACTGAGCCGAGACCTTTGCTCTTCCCGATACGAGCAGCCAAATGGCCGATAGCGATCGGGACTACTAATTTTACACACGGAGCTTGGCACACGTTGGGTTTCACATCCATTTCGCACCCACATTCATTCTTTTtagcaaaaagcagagaaagcTGGTGCAGGACAGGCGAGTTAGGTGGTGGATCAGCCACATTAGAGGCCCAGTAGCCACCAGCGATGTGGGTACCGGCCTGCGTGTGGCCTCGGAGCTCGATTACAAGCAGTgacaaaacaaatgcacatgACACAGTTACTGGACGACCAATACACCTGTACACGCACGTGTTTCCTGGATAAAAACATGGAACAGTTTCAGGCTTTCGAAGGTTTGAGAGTAAAATCCAGCTGCtttctagggatgggcggtatggactaaaaaatgtatcacgataatttctggcatttatcccgataacgataaaaatgacgataaaaaaaaaacaaacaattcaactccacctttgtaactataaatactaaatgctactaaactacaccaattaaattgataaaaaccaattaaatgaataacacctgtgctgcaaaactgtaatgactcaaaaccttccttccttccttccttccttccttccttccttccttccttccttccttccttccttccttccttccttccttccttccttccttccttccttccttccttccttccttccttccttccttccttccttccttccttccttccttccttccttccttccttccttccttccttccttccttccttccttccttccttccttccttccttccttccttccttccttccttccttccttccttccttccttccttccttccttccttccttccttccttccttccttccttccttccttccttccttccttccttccttccttccttccttccttccttccttccttccttccttccttccttccttccttccttccttccttccttccttccttccttccttccttccttccttccttccttccttccttccttccttccttccttccttccttccttccttccttccttccttccttccttccttccttccttccttccttccttccttccttccttccttccttccttccttccttccttccttccttccttccttccttccttccttccttccttccttccttccttccttccttccttccttccttccacaaaaacatcatcaacaggaatttatcgtttttaccgcgagatgataaattcttaccgtggggaatttttttgacggtatatcgtgaacggtaaaatatcacccattcctgcTGCTTTCTTTAGAAATGTGTTAAGTAGATGAAAACCATCTCTGCAAATAAACCGAATCAATGTCTGTTATAGTTTAACATGCTGCCATTGGGTAAGATGGCATGGCTTAAAGCGGGCCATGCCGGGTCTACCATCTTCACAAGAGCAAAGCACACCAAGCAGCCTTTCCTCCTCGCTCCTGCCGTTATATCCCCCCACCCACCTGTCATTTCATGAGGTCATCTTCGTGCAATACCGCTCTAAGCCCCCACCTCAGACCGTTTCTCCGTCTATGTTCCGTTTGACCTTGCCTTTCTAATATCCAAAACAGATATCCCCGAGCCATAACAGCGATGGCTGGTTTGGCTCCTGAAATAACTTGTAAGATACTGACAAGTTAAGAACTCAATTCGCTTTGAGCCCGGAGCGGGGCTGCGCTGCATTTTTAACGAGTGGCTAAGCACAAGTTGGGGAAATAAAGCTGCACGCTACCGAGCAAAATGTGGTCGAGACCCGATTTGCAAAAGTCAGGCACAAGCTTGGAGTACCTGCACAAACTGAAGGTGGTCTTCCTCGCCACCAAACACCTCACTGTGCCCATCAATCATCAGCCCTCCATCCACCAGCTTATGGTCAGGTGAGTAGT encodes:
- the ivns1abpa gene encoding influenza virus NS1A-binding protein homolog A; this translates as MIPNGYLIFEDESFLDSTVAKMNALRKSGQFCDVRLQVCGHELMAHRAVLACCSPYLFEIFNSDIEPHGVSHVTFEDLVPEAVEILLNYAYTAQLKADKELVKDVYSAAKRFKMERVKQICGDYLLSKMDCQNAISFRNFANSMGDSRLLAKVDAFIQDHLLDVSEEEDFLKLPRLKLEVMLEDNLTLPSNGKLYSKVLNWVQRSIWENGDQLERLMEEVQTLYYSPDHKLVDGGLMIDGHSEVFGGEEDHLQFVQKKPVRESTQRQLSCSSSGSLSPSNQTANASKQTARRDWKYIASEKTTNNNYLCLAVLDGVLCVIFLHGRSSPQTSPSATPCLMKSLSFEAQPQELEEHPLSPMHYARSGLGTAALTGRLIAAGGYNREECLRTVECYDTKEDRWTFIAPMRTPRARFQMAVLMGQLYVIGGSNGHSDELSCGETYNPRTDEWAQVPELRTNRCNAGVCSLNNKLYVVGGSDPCGQKGLKNCDAFDPVAKTWANCASLNIRRHQAAVCELDGFMYVIGGAESWNCLNTVERYNPENNTWTLIAPMNVARRGAAVAVHAGKLFVIGGFDGSHALRCVEAYDPARNEWKMLGSMTSSRSNAGVAVLGDSIYAVGGFDGNEFLNTVEVYNPDMDEWNDCINAPSPVSD